The stretch of DNA gtgcgcgcgtaggggaatgtgtatgagcatgcatgtgtaggacatggacgccaccgcccagcaaaaatGGATTCCGGTGGACGGTGTTCAGGGCCAGCCGCgacgccgccggtggacggtggtgctgcagccctggtccaagctgaaaaaggaaccacaacgtcaaggacggtcaaatgaaagcaataagcaatcgtgattgctcaataaaaatctACGACGTTTATGTTTGCTCACaagcattaaatattttatcatatCATTTTCCCAACATGAACGCAGTCCTAAACAGCATCTCAGGAGATTAAGAAATGGGGTCTGGATTGGAAGGTGTAACAATGAagtgcacaattttttttaaagattagtcGTTAAAATTGGATCGGCCACGTAATCCAACTTGACAACAGCAACGTTCCAAAGATATTTTTCAAGACCAATGAACTGGAAGACGTGGAAAAACAAAGCTGCACCTGGGTGAATGCTATTTAAGTAGATTATATTGTCCTTACAGGCCCTCCGTGGCTCTGTTGTATAAGCTTCTCGAGGGTTCGATTCCCTCTTGGAATgcaaatctttcctgtgtgtgtccgaaAACAAGGCACTTTGTGAGTAATCCCCTATGTATGTGAAGCTCCATAGCTTCAgaatatacataaaacaaaaataaatacatattgtCCTTAAGTCTAAAAATTGGAAGAGTTTAGCAGCAAATAAGGGATGCTGGAGACGACGGGTACAGACCTTGGGCTGTCCCCATGGATGATGATGAATGTGAATTCCAATTACCTCATAAATTACATATGGTTTGTGAACATGAAAGgtattaaaactaaaattccGTCTACAGGGTGAGCCATAAAAAAAGTACCTTCTCTAGTATTTGAGGAAAATCCCAGCGGATCTGTTTTTTATGGCCCaccctgcatatatatatattactactCTTAAGATTCAAACATCAAGAAGTGAACAGCACTCCTTGTTTTTCTTTACCTATGACAACAGGAACATTTTTTCACAAATGTTTTTTGCACATATTTATCAACATTAACGAGCAATGAGTGCAAATCAGATGCTAATGATTCAAGAGCATTTTCCAACTGCATTGTAGAGTAATCGTCAATATTTGAAGGCGTACACGTAATGTCTGCATCAGTTTGCGTAAACTTATTCTCTTTAGTTGATGTTTCCAATTGAAATTCTTCGTTGTCGAGCAAACTATTGGTTAGCGCATTGACGTCATCATCAATTTCAGATTCAACTTCATCAATCCAACTATCATCAGTACTATTTAAACTAGGAGTGGGGTTCGGCATATTACCATTGCAAGTGCTTCCAGCTTTGTCCAATTTTATCATTCCAATCACAGAAACTTTAGTTGCAACAGAAGGACAGACATCTTTAAACACCGCCATGCTCTTTTTAGGTgcacaaagcttaaaattttcatgtaaCGGTCCAAAGATGATTTTGAATCCCGATGTTTCGGAAATAGTTTCTACAAGTTTTTGAGTATTTGCTCTGAGGTTGTCGATAAATAAAAACACTGCATGCGGCTTTACGCTATCAGCGATTGtctgaaaagaagaaagaaacatGTTAAAATACACTATACGAATATACAACGAACTGGTTGATCAATTTTCATTTTACaatagtaaaatgaaaattgatcAACCAGTGCTAAAATATAAGCAAGCCAAGTAGTGAGAGACAAGCAAGTAAAATCCTACTTGATATATAAACACTAGCCAGATTTGAACATTGCGTCACCAAGTCAAAAATAGCACCTGAGAtttacttttcactccagagtccccgtacctaccactatttgtggtttataATTTGGATGGGACTCTAAAGACAGcagattttttgatccagaccagaagccgagcaatccctgacacagcacccccagaggtatcgttttatTTGGAGGACTTTATGACCACAAGTATATTTAATGTATTCCAGTCACCAATAATTGAGACGGTGGATCTTTGGCGGCTAAGATAGAACAATCAAATTTAATCTTTTACCGGGATGTGAAGAAAATCGggcgggacaccgggattttgtctgaaaacccgGACTGTCCGGCCAAACCGGGACGTCTGCCAAGCCTATACATACGCATGAAATTCCGTTTCACTACACTATAACTGCATTTGCAGTATAAATAACTggattgattcaataaaaaaaagaaaaattttcagcgCAAGTTGCGTTTACTAGTTTCCGGGTTACAATGAGTTTGTCTTCTGTGAAATAGATATTTCAAAAAGCAACTCTTGCACTGACTAAGCAGGTGCTTCAACTCCTGAACTAATGCAATTGGtatattagtccagtcaatgaacacattgtagcgtgaatggaatatgcgataattttttacttcaaaatattgttaagggtagttagtaagtaaacatactaaaagtccctgACCCtcgggggtgagctaaaggtgggagggaggagggaagaaaattttgggtttttcgagaaaatgtcggaaacggtaaaaaaaaaaatgcgtttaaaataaaaattcaagctaaataaagttactttgaaactgtttctacacatatttgtcaaatttctaataattttctgggtatatgttatgaaaaatcgatgattttcggaaaaattctctctttttgtcaaacatttgctcctagtgcctcccaggattagtattcataaaaattgtcaataaCAAAGTTGtaaagctttaaatttccttcactTTGATATGgtattttgctatattttattctaCCAattaaaagttacagaatttcaaacacactttcatggcaaaaaatggaacacttgccatttacaaatttcaaaccgactcgaaacgctcgaaaggatcgcgcacttcctctttcttccatgaattcgacaatcctgatgaacaataaaaaagtatttgtggattacaacacaaatgatgtttaaggtgtatgggggggggggggtcgtgaaattacgactttgtgacaagggggaaggaaagcgtaagaagtgtgacatcaagcattttttaatacgaatatgtttatgaaaagtagcttgtaaaacaaactttgtgacaaaagggagGGGGGTAGAGGGttaaaatggttgaaaaaaagtgtgacattatttatggacacagccctttaccaaggaatcgAACGAAGATTCgcaaaattacgtatatgcagtatgaattggtggactAAGGACatgcagaaagtcagcactatacataTTGTTTAAGGACattgataacgacattgatttaattaaatttgaatttgttgtttttgaggatacctagtctacaaaattattaggcaaaaagagacgacagtataaaccatatggacatcaacaTCTGTTggaaaattgaaacgacggtcaaacaagaaaatttctgtccAACTTTTATAGtaacagtcagctgacaaatccgctaatgatgaagctgctGAAAAACGAGAAAAATGCTctccgagctttaggtgatgttgacgttgatacTGCGAagacaaatacaaatgtgacgaccagcaacaggctcttggcccaactagactggtcctagtcaatttattagtccccaatgaagatcaatggctctcttaaagctatccacccccttgctcattaccacctctttcggtaagctgttccaactgcccacaaccctactaaagtattagtttttccttatttccaggttagcctgagatttgaatagcttaaaacaatgaccccctcgtcctgctttcggtgcaaaaatttaatccattaacatcattcattttgataaatttaaacaactgaatcatgcccCTCTGATTCTCCTTTGTTCCAGGCTATActtattaagcctattaagtctggtatcataatctaaatctgaaagtccccttactagttaccttctttgaaccctttccaatacacaaatatctttcctcagataaggcgatcaaaactgcacagcatacttcaaatggggtcttactaaactcctatcagatggcaaaattcttcggtacCTATCATTTGAAAGGAAGTCCTCCTGGTTGTCCTCTTGATAACCAAATCCtcaactgatcacaacattcggccagaaatctaaaatcatacaatatgtatctaaggtatatatcaacagttcttcttcccctgaatccattgGACTGCTGGGATCAGATCTATCTCTCATGGTATAGTGCtctagccacagaaaagtccctcaatgagttccgttacagatcatttatcaaagtagctgcaaacatcaagactgatctctaactctcCCGTACCATTAAGTTAacctgtagctaggaacttaatggtgaagtaccggATTGGAGGTTTGGGAAAGGTGGAATGGCTAACTTGTGCTGAAATTTTCGGAATCAAAAgttgctcctgacggaatctgGAAGATGATTTTGATATattgcttttctacaagtgaacaggaggtcacttgtagaaaatcatcgttagaCGTAAGCTCTCAGTCGTAAGCTTGCATTGCAAGGACAGTTGAaacaacggaatcaaaatatttacccaggacgaaggggacgacgatgacatcaatacattaccaatttctaagaacaacttttccactgctggtgacatgacccttccgcctcagaatGGAACCAAAATGTCACCTTAAAGGTGATATTTTCATTTCCTTattactgtcagtccatattccatataaacacttttaaaatataatcttactaatattatatatgcgaaagtttgtcagtatggatgtatggatgtatggatgtttgttactctttcacgcaaaaactactgaacggattttgatgaaactttacaataatatagcttatgcatcagaataacacatagggtagttttcgtcccgttatggggggcaaaaccccttagggggcaataaaacacaatttttgtataaattctctaatattgggatgaaaaaatgcttgcacatatttacattatatatccatcgaaagctctgatttttctgctgaagatggcacctgttcgaaatttctacgtagaataaaaaacgagttatgagctttttagatccatgttcgaaggctttcctcaactcaatacagtatttagtgtatcatctcaactccctgtcgatagcgacaattgttgtattgttgactttctttgcttttcgtgattgttcaaggcttttctcaagtcaaatcttgaagtaagatttttgcacaagattggcaaataatacatgatttggctgatgattttccatttaaacggaactttaatgtaattaatggtttttattattatttatgctgattgaacacttactcattatccaaacaaccagcagatcgccaaaatttttgcagaaagatttccgtagctgatgcatttggcagttttttcaacgttgctgtttttgaagccgaagactacgtcataatgtttctcagctttcaccatgtaaacaaaatatcgccaatcaaagaattttcaaaagaccttttttactgtgttaaataatccagcaactaaattaagcaaatccataaacagcacaaaaacttccattaattttcctttttgcacaatttcaaacaatcaccaaattttattacttattttggtaacatttcggatgaaactgtttagcgccattttatggtgaccaaaaatatctcagcatctggcgacgatatctctgtaacgaaaattaatatcatatcgttttacaaagtaaggaaagaatgggggagcatcatcgaaggtaccccgaaacgactttcgcaaattcggtaaaatcgcaccaagagccacaatgattgaaatttcccgaaataactaaagcaagtataaggggattacgagcgcagccatacagagaaggttttagactccatgttaaaaaaaagtatcaacagattaatctttttaaacatgagaagattaatttcatgttttttaaatttgtatatgcttaaatatagtgctttcgtttctaaatcaatactactttgttctttatacttattgctattttagttttatgggtaaggaagaaactcgatttttaatcacgtcaaaaagatgtgttttaaattctttcacttaaaacagaaaacaaaagcaagtaacgattttttctaataattattactgacccaggcaacgccgggtatttttgctagttaatataataatgcaataaaaactataattaccataaaaaattttgaaaaaaaatagaaccgacttcaaaattgctctaaaaagtgaaaaataattttattctttaaacaccatcgataatgcttttaaacatattttttgaagttggcgcaaaaacaaaacgtaaaatccagtgtaaccatgcttcattcatatttttttcagaaaagcatccaaagttacgaacgaaacatttatatcgttattcaaatatgctgtcatcaatgcataatgtatgtgatagtgaagaaactgggtctggttaaatttatagttgtatttgagttatggctgttaatgattttatctatcgttttttgcgccaacttcaaaaattatgtttaaaagtattatcgatggtgtttaaagaataaaattatttttcactttttagagcaattttgaagttggttctattttttttcaaaattttttatttcattctttttagtgtaaatgtaggtatttcagaaatagtaagaagttaccatcacgaaacttcacatttttttcttaaaaatgctccatactaaaaaaaaaactattgacacgcgttaaacttaaagcgattggcactaaaaacttatatttgttcctctctggaaatcatgcgtagttaatttaattataaccatttaagtattgcgcttttcctaactaatttacatcccacagcatctaagttgctcatgctgcaatcctgtattttcttacttagccccgatcatctgttatcggcatagatgataacgataaaaatactacagagtagttgaggcaaacctaatggtagcattgtgaatgctaagcagatcctaatcactgcatcacctcgcttccaggttaggtttacccctactatggagcaatagcactgaagaaaggaagattttgataattcacataggactactataaatcagcagggttactaaaataaaattatttacgccgaAAATGAgccgacagcgccagattccccattatcgaaatattccttaaagaaatttgatgcttgcttcagagaagccttcattcaaaattatcattacaattactattaatgttatagggcaccaaccttttataacaatgagtttcatattgtcgcgtagatgaagctAGCGAAGACAATGTTAAAGCCAAAttaagcgaatactcgttaggctcaactcgagatctttattccgAACCAccaatgaacgttacatctccttatatacaacttgagaaagtgctggaactttccagactttgaaagatacagaaattaatagaacattcgagaaaatacgggaaacagtagaaacgaaattttagtaaaattcaccttgtcctagtcgggattttgACAGTATTCGAACTGAAAGTGCAACAATATGTAAATTACCTAGGTGGCGTAGTCGTATTTCTACGTATATAAGCATGAACTCTCGAGTTGGAAAGGTGCTCAATTGATTTAATGGTTTGTTGGTCAAATTTGACGCAGGGTCAAAATGTATAAGTTTGATTTATTTATCAGCTCAGTGAGCATATTCttatttttgaatgtaacataaaccaataaatggttttttaacttaatgtcTCTTGCTTTGCTACTCCGTTATCTACCAATGGTTATGGGGCCATTGCAACGCAATAATAGTTATCTTCGAGCAGAGACAAAAGTAGTAGATTGACGAGAGTAAAAACATCTACTTGGAACTTTTTATTGCCGTtttgtcaaaaaaggaaaatggcTGACTTCGCTGGAGACACGGAAGACATCCGGATAAAGGTTGAGAAATTCAACGGATGTGAATACAGACGTTGGGCAGCTAAAATGAGGGCGGCGCTTATGGGAGTTGGAAGCTGGCAAATTGTTACAGGAGATTCAGTGAAACCTGATGGAAAGGATCCGAAGGAAATGGCCAAGTTTCAGCGACTAGACGAGAAAGCGTATTCTCTGATCTACAGTTGTTTGGAAGAAAGATACCAAGAACTTATTGATGACACAGAAAGCTCACACGAAGCGTGGAAAGTTCTGAAGGACAATTTCGACATGCAGTCCCGAGCAAGATTGGTGAGAAATTTAGACGAATTTTTTCGTATTAAGTTTAAttccgaaaatgaaaatattggaaTGTTTATTAGGAGGGTTAAACAATCTGCTACTCGTTGTAATGAAAGTAATCATAAAATAGATGATTTATACATATGCTTTCAATTAATAAGAGACTTGCCTGATGAATTTAATGGAATTGTTCAGAAATTGTATACTGTAGATGATAAAgattttactgttgaaaaaatctccGAAGCTTTGCTGCTAGAAAATAGTAGGTTAAATTTAATCGATTATGACAagggtaaaaatgaaaattctgtttttgtaacaaaatatgagAACCGTAAAAATAGCGCACAAAAGTtaacttttgagaaaaataatttaaaacgagataatgttttaaaaataggccCATGTCATGAATGTGGTCTTTATGGACATTTAAAgcgaattgttttaaatttaaatctaaaaacaaaTTGAACAAAAGTCTGAAACCGAATTTTAAAGGTTGCATTACTGAATCTAACGTAAATCTGAGTGTAATATCAAATGATAACAAATGTTCAGATTCTGATTGTAATGTAGGATTTGTAAAAGACTTGAAAACAGGTTTTGTCCTGGATTCTGGAGCCACAAATCACTTCGTAAACGATAAAACTCATTTAAATGACTTTCgtgaaattaaagaacaaaatgtCTGTTGCAACTAGAAATTCTCATGCGCCGATTAAAGGCGTTGGTACGTTAAAATTTCATGTGAAATGTGATGGGGAATTTGTAGAAGTTAATTTGAGAGACGTGTTATATGCTCCAGATCTGAGGCGAAATTTATTTTCTGGACTTATGCTAGATAAGTATGGTTATGAAACTGTTTGTGGAAATGGTAAAGCTACCGTTTATTCTGCGGATCGTAGCAAGTGGTTTGAATTTAAATTAGGGGATCAATTCTATGAAATTGAACCAATTTGGCAAGAAAATAGTCTGAGAAACCCTACAGCAAACAAAACTTCTAGTGAGAAAATTGAACTTTGGCACAGACGTTTTGCACACTGTAATTATCATAAACTGAACCAGATCTCAAAGAGTGGGGCCGTGAGGGATTTACCAGAGATACCAATTTATAAGAGTATCTGTGATGTATGTCAGGAAGCAGAATCTAAacgttcatcttttaaaaaatcaaacacagTGAAAGCTCAAAAGGTGTTAGAAAGAGTTCACACTGATGTATGGGGAAAGTCgcctgttaaaacagaaaatgggTATGTGTACTATCTTTCGATAATTGATGAATATTCAGGTCGTGTGTGGATCTATCCTTTAAAAGCAAAATCAGAGGTGTTTTCtaagtttaagttatttatttcattagcGAAAAAACAATCTGACTGTAAATTAAAATGCGTTCGTAGTGATAACGGACTTGAATTCTGTCACATTGAATTTGGGAAATTTCTTGAAGAAAGAGGGATTAGACATGAAAGAACTGTTATCATGACGccagaaatgaataaatttgcCGAAAGCTTTAATGGTTACGCAATGGATGCCGTTCGGGCAATGTTAATCGAATCTAAGTTACCAAAGAAATTTTGGCTTGAAGCGCTTTTTCATTACGTTCATGTAAGAAATCGAATTCCTGTAGGAAAAAGAGTCAAAAGTCCTATTGAATTATGGTATGGAAATGTACCTTCAGTCAAACATTTTTGAGTATTTGGTAGTTTGGCTTACGCTCACATTCCTAAGCAAAAAAGGGATAAATTATCACCTAAGGGAAAACCGGGTGTTATGGTTGGTTATGCCGTAAACACAAGGGGGTatcgaatttattttccttctaatGGTAAAGTTATCGAGACAATTCATGTTAACTTTGATGAGACCAAAATAGCAATGGACGCGATACTGGGCATAAAAAAACTCTGTACCTTTAAAGAATGttactaatgtaaaaataaaacttaacgaTTATGAATCGGATTGTTCAAGTGATAGTGAGagtgaaaaaattgaattaaaacattCACACTCAAAATTAAAGTCGGAAGATTTATCTAGTCGGGAACAAACTTCTGAAGAATCGGAAAGTGAGAGTACAGGGGATTCAGAAAATCGAAAAAGATCGAAATTAAAAACTCCAGTAAAGGGAAAATGGATCCGTTTCGAACAGCCTAGAAAAGATAATTCGCGAATAGATGTGTTTTACAAACTTGAAAATGATAATCATAAGTTCAAT from Uloborus diversus isolate 005 chromosome 5, Udiv.v.3.1, whole genome shotgun sequence encodes:
- the LOC129223374 gene encoding uncharacterized protein LOC129223374, which codes for MKTIADSVKPHAVFLFIDNLRANTQKLVETISETSGFKIIFGPLHENFKLCAPKKSMAVFKDVCPSVATKVSVIGMIKLDKAGSTCNGNMPNPTPSLNSTDDSWIDEVESEIDDDVNALTNSLLDNEEFQLETSTKENKFTQTDADITCTPSNIDDYSTMQLENALESLASDLHSLLVNVDKYVQKTFVKKCSCCHR